One Ranitomeya variabilis isolate aRanVar5 chromosome 5, aRanVar5.hap1, whole genome shotgun sequence DNA window includes the following coding sequences:
- the CHCHD5 gene encoding coiled-coil-helix-coiled-coil-helix domain-containing protein 5, giving the protein MQAALEVTAKYCRNELEEYGTCVSSKPGTWQQDCHEQKVKVAQCTSSHPIIRKIRTQCAEPFGAFEQCLKQNQMAVENCSQHVTEFLQCAESVKVPEQVQN; this is encoded by the exons AT GCAGGCCGCCCTGGAGGTCACAGCTAAGTACTGCCGCAATGAGCTGGAGGAGTACGGGACGTGTGTGAGCAGTAAACCGGGAACCTGGCAGCAGGACTGTCATGAGCAGAAAGTGAAGGTGGCGCAGTGTACTTCATCTCA TCCTATAATACGGAAGATTCGTACTCAATGTGCCGAACCCTTTGGGGCTTTCGAGCAATGTCTGAAACAAAACCAGATGGCGGTGGAAAACTGCTCCCAGCACGTGACGGAATTTCTTCAGTGCGCCGAGAGCGTCAAGGTGCCTGAGCAG GTCCAGAACTGA